The nucleotide sequence TTTTCCCGAAAGGGGGAATCGCATATGGAATATCATATAGAAAAGGAAAAGTGTATTTATAATATGAGTGCTAATAATAGGCCTGTATTGATGGTGCCCTCAGGGAGTACAGTCAGGTTTGAGACCTGTGATTGTTTTGCGGACCGTGTCCAGGATGCGGATAGGGGTATAGAAAGCATTGACTGGGAACATATAAACCCGGTCACAGGGCCTTTATATGTGGAGGGGGCCAGGCCAGGCGATGTGCTGAGGGTGGAAATACTTGATATAATCATAAACGACCATGGTGTGATGGCGGCAATACCTGGCTCGGGACTTCTGGGAGAGGGTATAGAAAAAGCTGAGGTGAAGATTGTACCTATTGAGAATGGCCTGGCCGTGTTCAATAACTCGATAAAACTGCCAATTTCACCAATGATAGGTGTAATTGGTGTGGCACCGGAGTCCGGGTCTATCCCATGTGGCTGCCCGGGTTCTCACGGTGGCAATATGGACAATACAAGGATAAAAAAGGGTGCCATACTGTATCTACCAGTATTTACAGAAGGTGCTTTGCTCGCTATGGGTGACCTGCATGCCTGCATGGGCGATGGTGAGATAATGGTAACCGGGGTGGAGATATCAGGCAGTGTGGACGTAAAGGTTGATGTGTTAAACGGCATGGGCCTGAAAAATCCAATGCTTGAGGATGACGAGTATATCTATACCATTGCGTCCAGTGAAAATCTTTTCAAAGCAGTAAAAACTGCTACGAAAGATATGCATGAGTTGGTGATGAAATTATTGGGCCTTTCATTTAATGAAGCTGGTATGCTCTTGAGCGCCGCCGGAAATGTTCAGGTCTGTCAGGTGGTAGACCCCATGATGACCGTGAGGTTTGCCATGCCAAAGGTTTTATTAAAACAGATTGGGGAGTGAACGCTCTATGCCTGGTACTCTCTTACTCATTGCAAAAGCTGCAAATGCAAAAGAGATTTTAAGCAATCAGCTCCGAGAGATATTTCAAGGTAGTATTTTGGTTAAGGCTCGATGCCTTGATGAGCTTTGTCAGGAGGATATTGACGAGGCGTCACTTGTACTTTTTTCCAACAAGGCTGTATTCAATGAATATAAAAATTCTAAGAATATGCTCATACAGAACTTCTTGGTGGCAGAAAGATACATTTATTTAGACAATCTCAACGAGATTATTGCCCTTCCACAAGGGGAAAAAGCACTTGTTGTCAGCAATTTGAAGATTTCAGCCGAGGATACGATAAATGAAATTATTGATGTTGGCATAAATCACCTGAGGCTTATCCCATATTATCCAGGCTGTGGCCTTGACATAAACGGCATAGATGTAGCAATATCTCCTGCTGCGGGAGACATTGTTCCAGCAGGCATTAAGAAAGTTATTGATGTTGGGGTAAGGAGGATTGCCATATCAACTATCTTTAAGATAACAAATTTCTTTAACCTCCCGATAGAAATTGTGGATAAATATATAATAGAATACACAAGGGAGTTTATACTTCAAGCGGAAAAACTTAACCGTACGATCACGACTGAAAACAGACTTAACCATGAACTGGATGCCATTTTAAATTCCGTACATGATGCAATAGTTGCCACTGATGCAGATTGCAATATCACTGTATTTAATCCAAAGGCTGAAGAATTATTTGGCTATAAGAGGACAGAGGTTATGGGTAAAAATATATGTAAAATTATACCCCAAAACAACTTTAGAAAAATCATCGGGCAAAAAAAGGCCCTTTCAGACACTCTTGAAAGGATAGGCAATAGGCACCTTATCTCCAACAAGACGCCGCTCTTCATGGATGGTACAGTGACCGGTGTGGTTGCCACATACCAGGATGTTACGGAGATGCAGAGACTTGAGCAGGAGGTGAGGGGTAAGCTCTATGAAAGAGGGCATGTTGCAAGATTTAATTTTGACGACATAGTCAATAAAAGTGATTCAATGTATAGTGTAGTTAAAAAGGCAAAAAAATTTGCAGCGAGTGAAGAACCAGTACTCCTTAGGGGAGAAACAGGGGTCGGCAAGGAGATGTTTGCACAGGCAATACATAACCATTCCGACCGGAGAAACGGTCCGTTTATTGCAGTTAATTTTGGGGCACTTCCTGAGAACCTGGCTGAAAGTGAGCTTTTCGGATATGAGGAAGGGGCATTTACGGGCGCGAGGAAAGGAGGTAAGCCTGGCCTTTTTGAGCTTGCTCATAATGGGACAATATTTTTAGATGAGATAGGAGATGCTACGCTTTCTACGCAGGTAAAGATACTAAGGATTTTACAGGAAAAATGCGTCATACGTCTTGGTGCAACCAAGGTTATACCGGTAAACGTTAGAATAATAGCGGCTACAAATAGAGATCTAAAAGAGTTGATCCGTCAGGGGAAATTTAGGGAGGACCTCTATTACAGATTGAATGTGCTTAGTATTTCCATACCATCGCTCAGAGAGAGAAAAGAGGATATTGTGGCACTGGCGGAATACTTTATGTCCCAGTATTGCCCTGGTTTAGTACTGTCAGATGAGGTAAAAATGCTGTTCTACAATTACCCATGGCCAGGCAATGTGAGAGAACTGGAAAATGTTATTAGGTATATATCTGCTACGTGTGAAAATAAAGAAGTGAGATTGGATGATCTCCCACATGAAATAATTAATATGAATTTGAAAGATGAATTGTCAACCAACTCAGTGGGAGAAATTTTCCGTAGTAAGGACAGAAAAGCGGCGGAATATGAGTATATTTTGCGTATTCTTAAACATTATTATGATACTGGCAGAGTGTGCGGCAGAGGCACAATCTTACTGGAGCTTAACAATAGATACGGGCTGGGGTTAACTGAGGAAAAAGTGAGGTGGAGGCTTCAGACCCTGTCAAAGATGGGATATATAAATATAGGCAGGACGAAACAGGGCTGTAAGATCACAGAGAACGGCATGAGGGTACTGGAAATGTTAAACAGGAAAGCAATATGAGATAAGAAATTCTGGTTATATATAACCAGAATTTCTTATTTAACAACCAGATAACTAACCAAAATTATCTAAACATACCTATAATAGAAGGGATTTATGGTGTGGCATGATTCTTGCTAATTAATAAAGACAACACATAAAGCTATATAGTGGAGGGAGGGATACCTGAGCCGACAGAGACTGGTTCTCTATTTACTTTTATGAGTTAAAAGGTGATTATATTAAAAGAAAGGTGCAGTGACATGGATTTTGACTCATTAAGGTACAGCTATCCTTCAAGAAGAAATGTCATATATGGGAGCAGAGGCATGGTTGCGACATCCCAACCATTAGCAGCTCAAGCGGGTCTTGACATTTTAAAAAAAGGTGGTAATGCTGTAGATGCAGCTATAGCGACAGCGGCATGTTTGACGGTTGTTGAGCCGACCTCAAACGGCATTGGTGGCGATAATTTTGCTATTGTATGGACAAAGAATAGGCTTTACGGACTGAATTCCAGTGGACATGCTCCAAGAAATATCTCTATATCCATATTAAAGCAAAAAGGCTATACCGAAATACCAAAGTATGGCTTTATTCCAGTGACAGTACCTGGAGCGCCATCAGGATGGGCTGAGCTTTCAAAAAGATTTGGCAGACTGCCGCTAACTGAGGTTTTAAAACCTGCGATAGATTATGCTATGAATGGCTATCCGGTGGCCCCAACCACCTCTTTTCATTGGCAGCGTGCTTTTGACGTATATTCGAAGATCCTTAAAGATGAAGAGTTCACATATTGGTTTGAAACCTTTGCAAGAAATGGCAAGGCACCTCAGCCTGGAGAAATGGTGATTTTGAAGGACCATGGCAGGACATTACAGGAAATTGCAGAGACGAATGCAGAGAGTTTTTACAGGGGCAATCTTGCAGAAAAGATAGGTGCATTTTCTAAAAAATATGGCGGCTATCTTGATGAAAATGACCTGGCGGCATTTAAAAGCGAGTGGGTAGAGCCTATAAAGATAGATTACAGGGGCTATGATGTGTGGGAGTTACCCCCGAATGGACAGGGTATAGTTGCACTGATGGCACTGAATATATTACAAGGTTTTGAGTTTGCAGAAAGAGAAAGTGTTAAGACGTATCATCTGGTGATAGAAGCGCTGAAGTTAGCTTTTGCCGATGCGCAAAAATATGTGACTGATCCAAAGGAGATGAGGGTAACTGTAGATGAACTCCTTTCTGCTTCGTATGCCGCAGAAAGAAGAAAACTCATAGGCAAAACAGCTATTGTGCCAGAGGCCGGAAATCCTAAAAACGGCGGGACAGTCTACCTGTGTGCGGCAGACTCTGAGGGGAATATGGTTTCTATGATTCAAAGCAATTATATGGGTTTTGGTTCGGGGCTGGTAGTGCCGGGAACCGGCATAGCCCTTCAAAACAGGGGATATAATTTTTCTTTTGACGAATCCCATGACAACTGCTTGGCTCCAAATAAGAAGCCGTACCATACAATAATTCCTGGATTTATGACAAAAGATAATAAAGCCATAGGACCTTTTGGGGTAATGGGCGGATTTATGCAGCCTCAAGGGCACGTTCAGGTTGTTATGAATACGGTGGATTTTAATATGAATCCACAGGAGGCTCTTGACGCTCCAAGAGTCCAGTGGGTTGGAGGGAAAAAAGTACAAATAGAGCCTCATGCAGCATTATCCATAGTTCAGGGGCTGAGCAGATTAGGCCATGAGGTCACATTAATGCACGATGCAAGTGAGTTTGGCAGAGGGCAAATCATCTGGAAGAATGATGATGGGACGTTCTGCGGTGGTACTGAGCCGAGGACAGACGGATATATAGCGGTATGGTAGTGTACATGTATTTTATGAATTTGCTAATCCATAAACTTTCCTCAAAAATAGTCTATGATACTCTTGAATTCATTAATTTGCATTTGGTTAAAAAAGTTGAAGAGAAAACATTTCCCTATGAGAAATTTCTAATTTTGTAAGAAGGATATTTATATTTTACGTTGAATACATATACCTAAATATCAATATTTATATGGTGTGCCGAATACCATAAATTTGGAGGGGGAGGTTTTGACTGGATATATTGTAAAGAGGTTGTTGCAGCTTATACCTGTATTGATTGGTGTTTCAATTGTAGTCTTTTTGATGATTTACCTTATCCCGGGTGATGCTGCTGAAGTTATAGCAGGGCCTACTGCTACTGCGGAAGAGATAGCAAATATAAGGATAAAGTTGGGGCTGGATCAACCTGCCTATGTGCAGTATTTCAGGTATATGTCCGGGGTAGTCAGGGGAGACCTGGGGTATTCGTTTCAAACGGGCCAGGCCGTGTCAGAGGCTATTGCAACACGTTATGTAAATACATTCGGTCTGGCGCTGTTCAGTGCATTAATAGCGGTTATTATAGGTGTTACAGCAGGGATCATCTCTGCAGTAAAGCAGAATTCATGGTTTGATCACATCTGCATGTCCATATCTATACTTGGGATATCCGCACCCACATTCTG is from Calorimonas adulescens and encodes:
- a CDS encoding acetamidase/formamidase family protein; the encoded protein is MEYHIEKEKCIYNMSANNRPVLMVPSGSTVRFETCDCFADRVQDADRGIESIDWEHINPVTGPLYVEGARPGDVLRVEILDIIINDHGVMAAIPGSGLLGEGIEKAEVKIVPIENGLAVFNNSIKLPISPMIGVIGVAPESGSIPCGCPGSHGGNMDNTRIKKGAILYLPVFTEGALLAMGDLHACMGDGEIMVTGVEISGSVDVKVDVLNGMGLKNPMLEDDEYIYTIASSENLFKAVKTATKDMHELVMKLLGLSFNEAGMLLSAAGNVQVCQVVDPMMTVRFAMPKVLLKQIGE
- a CDS encoding sigma 54-interacting transcriptional regulator, with product MPGTLLLIAKAANAKEILSNQLREIFQGSILVKARCLDELCQEDIDEASLVLFSNKAVFNEYKNSKNMLIQNFLVAERYIYLDNLNEIIALPQGEKALVVSNLKISAEDTINEIIDVGINHLRLIPYYPGCGLDINGIDVAISPAAGDIVPAGIKKVIDVGVRRIAISTIFKITNFFNLPIEIVDKYIIEYTREFILQAEKLNRTITTENRLNHELDAILNSVHDAIVATDADCNITVFNPKAEELFGYKRTEVMGKNICKIIPQNNFRKIIGQKKALSDTLERIGNRHLISNKTPLFMDGTVTGVVATYQDVTEMQRLEQEVRGKLYERGHVARFNFDDIVNKSDSMYSVVKKAKKFAASEEPVLLRGETGVGKEMFAQAIHNHSDRRNGPFIAVNFGALPENLAESELFGYEEGAFTGARKGGKPGLFELAHNGTIFLDEIGDATLSTQVKILRILQEKCVIRLGATKVIPVNVRIIAATNRDLKELIRQGKFREDLYYRLNVLSISIPSLRERKEDIVALAEYFMSQYCPGLVLSDEVKMLFYNYPWPGNVRELENVIRYISATCENKEVRLDDLPHEIINMNLKDELSTNSVGEIFRSKDRKAAEYEYILRILKHYYDTGRVCGRGTILLELNNRYGLGLTEEKVRWRLQTLSKMGYINIGRTKQGCKITENGMRVLEMLNRKAI
- the ggt gene encoding gamma-glutamyltransferase, which translates into the protein MDFDSLRYSYPSRRNVIYGSRGMVATSQPLAAQAGLDILKKGGNAVDAAIATAACLTVVEPTSNGIGGDNFAIVWTKNRLYGLNSSGHAPRNISISILKQKGYTEIPKYGFIPVTVPGAPSGWAELSKRFGRLPLTEVLKPAIDYAMNGYPVAPTTSFHWQRAFDVYSKILKDEEFTYWFETFARNGKAPQPGEMVILKDHGRTLQEIAETNAESFYRGNLAEKIGAFSKKYGGYLDENDLAAFKSEWVEPIKIDYRGYDVWELPPNGQGIVALMALNILQGFEFAERESVKTYHLVIEALKLAFADAQKYVTDPKEMRVTVDELLSASYAAERRKLIGKTAIVPEAGNPKNGGTVYLCAADSEGNMVSMIQSNYMGFGSGLVVPGTGIALQNRGYNFSFDESHDNCLAPNKKPYHTIIPGFMTKDNKAIGPFGVMGGFMQPQGHVQVVMNTVDFNMNPQEALDAPRVQWVGGKKVQIEPHAALSIVQGLSRLGHEVTLMHDASEFGRGQIIWKNDDGTFCGGTEPRTDGYIAVW